One stretch of Acidiferrobacterales bacterium DNA includes these proteins:
- the queA gene encoding tRNA preQ1(34) S-adenosylmethionine ribosyltransferase-isomerase QueA → MGVSDGAGCANQFDFDLPADRIAQYPAASRSESRLLVVSDRQREIPFSQLEKVLQPGDLLVCNDSKVITARLEGRKTTGGRVEILIERIVDDHCVWAQMRSRRPCRIGTSIIVDDRFAFVVRGRIRDLFVLAVREGIEVAEVINSCGSVPLPPYIQRPAELDDASRYQTVYAKHAGSVAAPTAGLHFDQPLIERLHHVGIKTAFVTLHVGSGTFAPIRDDDMNRHTLHSERYRIAAATCEAIRTTRNAGGRVVAVGTTSMRVLETAAAIDSDIRPREGETSIFIKPGFDFRVVQALITNFHLPRSTLMMLVCAFGGTERLRSAYRYAIDNDFRFYSYGDAMFIEPA, encoded by the coding sequence ATGGGAGTGTCTGACGGGGCAGGGTGTGCGAACCAGTTTGACTTCGATCTGCCGGCTGATCGCATTGCCCAATATCCGGCAGCAAGTCGCAGCGAAAGCCGATTGCTGGTCGTCAGTGACCGTCAGCGGGAAATCCCGTTTTCCCAGCTGGAAAAGGTCTTGCAACCAGGAGATCTTCTTGTCTGTAACGACAGCAAGGTCATTACGGCGAGGCTTGAGGGTCGCAAGACCACTGGCGGACGAGTCGAGATTCTGATCGAGAGAATCGTTGACGATCACTGCGTCTGGGCGCAAATGAGATCTCGACGTCCGTGCAGGATTGGCACTTCAATCATCGTAGACGATCGATTTGCGTTTGTTGTCCGAGGTCGGATTCGGGACTTGTTCGTTCTTGCTGTCCGCGAAGGGATTGAGGTCGCAGAGGTCATCAACAGCTGTGGAAGTGTACCATTGCCACCATATATTCAACGGCCGGCTGAACTTGACGATGCCTCAAGATATCAGACGGTCTATGCAAAGCATGCCGGTTCGGTGGCCGCACCGACTGCCGGATTGCACTTCGACCAACCGCTCATTGAGCGGCTGCATCATGTCGGAATCAAGACTGCATTTGTCACTCTGCATGTCGGTAGCGGAACTTTCGCACCGATTCGGGATGATGACATGAACAGACACACACTGCACAGTGAACGTTATCGGATTGCGGCCGCGACCTGCGAAGCCATCAGAACGACGCGCAACGCAGGCGGTCGCGTTGTCGCTGTCGGAACCACTTCGATGCGTGTCTTGGAGACCGCCGCAGCGATTGACTCCGATATTCGCCCGCGTGAGGGGGAGACCAGCATTTTCATCAAGCCAGGATTCGATTTTCGGGTTGTACAGGCCCTGATCACCAATTTCCACCTTCCCCGGTCGACCTTGATGATGCTGGTCTGTGCATTCGGGGGCACAGAGCGACTGAGAAGTGCCTATCGTTATGCGATTGACAATGACTTTCGATTTTATAGCTACGGTGACGCAATGTTCATCGAACCGGCATAA
- a CDS encoding sulfurtransferase, with protein MVEYPLISANEALSMSGEPDVRFVDATWYLPNVPSNAFEAYQEDHIPGSVYFDIDEVAEPGSDLPHVFPSLKTFSERVGNLGISESDRVIVYDRSKFVASARAWWMFHSFGHREVRVLNGGLNAWKRAGGLTDDQPTEIARATYVGLPANESVILRDEVAARLDDEFTAILDARSHGRFSGSEPEPRPGLRGGHIPGSMNLYYGDVMDSEGYLKSANEVADLLLSRSVSPQQTLVTTCGSGVTAAILLLAIFQFQQQNLRLYDGSWTEWALHPDSPIQSG; from the coding sequence ATGGTTGAATATCCCTTAATCAGCGCGAATGAGGCACTGTCCATGTCGGGCGAACCAGACGTTCGATTTGTCGATGCCACCTGGTATCTTCCCAATGTCCCGAGCAATGCCTTTGAGGCCTATCAGGAGGATCACATTCCGGGCTCGGTTTATTTTGACATCGATGAGGTTGCGGAGCCTGGAAGCGATCTGCCGCATGTTTTCCCGTCACTGAAGACGTTTTCCGAGCGTGTCGGAAACCTCGGCATTTCCGAATCCGACCGCGTAATCGTATACGATCGGTCGAAGTTTGTGGCTTCCGCCCGTGCATGGTGGATGTTTCATTCATTCGGGCACCGCGAAGTACGAGTGCTCAATGGCGGACTCAACGCCTGGAAGCGGGCAGGCGGTCTGACCGACGACCAGCCAACTGAGATCGCCCGAGCCACCTATGTCGGCTTGCCAGCCAATGAATCCGTGATTTTGAGAGACGAAGTGGCCGCCCGCCTGGACGATGAATTCACAGCTATTTTGGATGCGCGTTCGCATGGGCGCTTCAGTGGGAGCGAGCCGGAACCGCGCCCCGGACTTCGAGGCGGACATATTCCGGGAAGTATGAATCTGTACTATGGCGATGTTATGGATTCAGAGGGCTACCTGAAGTCAGCCAACGAAGTCGCCGACCTGCTGCTATCGCGTTCGGTCAGCCCGCAACAAACGCTCGTAACGACCTGTGGTTCAGGGGTTACCGCCGCAATCCTCCTGCTGGCAATCTTTCAGTTTCAGCAGCAGAATCTGCGACTCTACGACGGTTCATGGACGGAGTGGGCGCTGCATCCTGACAGTCCCATACAAAGCGGATGA
- a CDS encoding MATE family efflux transporter, whose translation MHKRVLSLTWPVIIANLSLPLAGAVDTAVVGHLPDPVYIGAVALGALVFSSLFWLVGFLRMGTTGFVAQSVGAGDLAQVTATFLRGLAIASVLGGVMIVFQVPIGSVVFWFFDASPEVEMFALDYYGVRIWSVIFMMFNLVVLGVLFGLQRMRTALLLQLLLNGMNIVLDLIFVLGFGWAVLGVAAATMISEIVTAVVGLAVCANILGVNLPIPRELHIFDRQKLIELTKVNVNIMIRTLCLEVVLIYFMWKSSSSGDVILAANAILLHLLHFLAFGLDGFAHAAEALAGAAYGAKDRVRLRNTVSVALIWSVVVAVFFCVVYWIGGNFIIALLTGIEEVRQGADKYLFWLVIAPIFCVWPFLYDGVYIGMTRTVEMRNFMIISMLVFFLVAYFTTRAFDNHGLWLALMVFMVVRGLTLGLWFRRIEVSVGQVK comes from the coding sequence TTGCACAAAAGGGTCCTGAGTCTGACCTGGCCGGTCATCATCGCCAACCTGAGTCTGCCGCTTGCAGGTGCGGTCGACACCGCGGTGGTCGGACATCTGCCAGATCCGGTCTACATCGGTGCGGTCGCACTCGGTGCACTGGTCTTCAGTTCGCTGTTCTGGCTGGTTGGCTTCCTTCGCATGGGAACGACCGGATTTGTTGCACAGAGTGTGGGAGCCGGTGATCTTGCGCAGGTGACAGCAACATTTCTTCGCGGGCTTGCAATCGCCTCGGTGCTCGGCGGGGTGATGATCGTGTTTCAGGTGCCGATTGGAAGCGTTGTGTTTTGGTTTTTCGATGCTTCACCCGAGGTTGAGATGTTTGCATTGGATTATTACGGAGTCCGAATCTGGAGCGTGATTTTCATGATGTTCAATCTCGTCGTTTTAGGCGTACTGTTCGGTTTGCAGCGAATGCGTACCGCTTTGCTGCTGCAATTGCTTCTGAATGGCATGAATATCGTGCTGGATCTGATTTTCGTGCTTGGATTCGGCTGGGCGGTACTCGGTGTGGCGGCCGCCACCATGATCAGCGAGATTGTGACTGCGGTTGTCGGTCTAGCAGTATGCGCGAATATTCTGGGTGTCAATCTTCCAATACCCAGAGAACTTCACATTTTCGATCGGCAGAAGCTGATTGAGCTGACAAAGGTCAATGTCAACATCATGATCAGGACGCTCTGTCTGGAGGTCGTGCTGATCTACTTTATGTGGAAGAGCTCAAGCAGCGGCGATGTCATCCTCGCCGCCAATGCAATTCTGCTTCATCTGCTGCACTTTCTGGCGTTTGGTCTTGACGGCTTCGCCCATGCTGCGGAAGCGCTCGCCGGTGCCGCATATGGCGCAAAGGACAGAGTGAGATTGCGTAATACTGTGTCGGTTGCGCTGATTTGGTCGGTGGTGGTTGCCGTATTTTTCTGTGTGGTCTACTGGATCGGCGGAAATTTCATCATCGCGCTCCTCACGGGAATTGAAGAGGTCCGTCAAGGGGCGGATAAATACCTGTTCTGGCTGGTGATCGCGCCGATATTCTGCGTCTGGCCATTCCTTTATGACGGGGTCTATATCGGAATGACGAGAACAGTTGAAATGAGAAATTTCATGATCATTTCAATGCTGGTATTTTTCCTGGTGGCGTACTTTACAACCAGGGCATTCGACAATCACGGACTTTGGCTCGCACTGATGGTGTTCATGGTCGTTCGCGGATTGACACTGGGCCTTTGGTTTCGCCGCATTGAAGTCAGTGTTGGGCAAGTAAAATAG
- a CDS encoding septation protein A → MKLLFDLFPLILFFAAYKFYDIYVATGVAIAAAFVQVVVFWLKHRRFEKMHVITLAALAVFGGLTILLRDPVFIKWKTTIVYWIMGSIILFSQFVTKRTVIEALIGDKLQLPRNAVRMFNLHWAVFAYAVGALNIYVAFYYGLDLDESRREEIWVNFKVFGVLVLTVVFMVVEIFLMARMAAKNDQVVSASETDR, encoded by the coding sequence ATGAAGCTTCTATTTGATCTTTTCCCGCTAATCCTGTTCTTTGCGGCATACAAGTTCTACGACATCTATGTTGCAACGGGCGTGGCGATCGCTGCGGCGTTTGTCCAAGTGGTTGTATTCTGGCTGAAACACCGGCGCTTCGAAAAGATGCACGTCATAACATTGGCTGCACTTGCAGTCTTCGGCGGACTGACAATACTGCTGCGCGATCCTGTTTTCATCAAATGGAAAACAACAATCGTCTATTGGATCATGGGCTCAATCATCCTTTTTTCTCAGTTTGTTACGAAGCGCACTGTGATAGAAGCGCTGATCGGCGATAAATTACAACTGCCAAGGAATGCAGTGCGCATGTTCAATTTGCACTGGGCGGTATTCGCGTATGCGGTGGGCGCGCTCAACATCTACGTCGCCTTCTATTACGGTCTGGATCTGGACGAAAGTCGCCGGGAAGAAATATGGGTGAATTTCAAGGTATTCGGCGTGCTTGTCCTCACGGTCGTGTTCATGGTGGTGGAAATTTTCCTGATGGCACGGATGGCCGCCAAAAACGATCAGGTTGTTTCGGCTTCCGAAACCGACCGATGA